The following are encoded together in the Candidatus Eisenbacteria bacterium genome:
- a CDS encoding AraC family transcriptional regulator, whose protein sequence is MSGDTLSDLLRAVRFRGAVFYYIEGAEPWVAEAPPARDIIPGIMPGAEHMIEFHGIVQGSCWAAVRGESPIRMEAGDVVLFPQGDAHVLSSAPGMRAPGVDTALFFSPRPPQLPYSLSMKEAEITTARLDGGGQSQTTVVCGFLGLDARPFNPLLTALPRVIRVAGSSLGPDSWVMTFLRQVVTESNTRRPGGEAVLERMSEMLFVEVLRRYVDTLPSEETGWLAGMRDPAVGRALSLIHERPGEPWTLERLGEEAGLSRSTLHERFVHFIGQPPMQYLAQWRMQVASGLLRDTDAKLVQIALDVGYESEAAFSRAFKRVAGVSPGAWRKGKRGTP, encoded by the coding sequence ATGAGCGGCGATACCCTTTCCGATCTCCTCCGCGCCGTGCGATTCCGCGGCGCGGTCTTCTACTACATCGAGGGCGCCGAGCCGTGGGTGGCCGAAGCGCCTCCCGCGCGGGACATCATCCCCGGGATCATGCCGGGGGCGGAGCACATGATCGAGTTCCACGGCATCGTGCAGGGCTCCTGCTGGGCCGCGGTCAGGGGAGAGTCGCCAATCCGCATGGAGGCCGGCGACGTCGTCCTCTTCCCGCAAGGGGACGCGCACGTCCTGTCGAGCGCTCCGGGCATGCGCGCGCCCGGGGTCGACACCGCGCTCTTCTTCTCCCCGAGGCCGCCCCAGCTCCCGTACTCGCTCAGCATGAAGGAGGCGGAGATCACGACGGCTCGTCTGGACGGAGGGGGGCAGAGCCAGACCACCGTCGTGTGCGGATTCCTCGGCCTCGATGCAAGGCCGTTCAACCCGCTGCTCACGGCGCTTCCTCGCGTCATCCGGGTCGCAGGGAGCTCGCTCGGGCCGGACTCCTGGGTGATGACCTTTCTGCGGCAGGTCGTCACGGAGTCGAACACGAGGCGTCCGGGCGGGGAAGCGGTGCTCGAGCGCATGAGCGAGATGCTCTTCGTCGAGGTACTCCGGCGTTACGTCGACACGCTGCCTTCCGAGGAGACCGGCTGGCTCGCGGGGATGCGGGACCCTGCCGTGGGCCGCGCGCTCTCGCTGATTCACGAGCGGCCGGGAGAGCCGTGGACGCTCGAGCGGCTCGGCGAGGAGGCGGGGCTCTCCCGATCCACCCTCCACGAGCGGTTCGTCCACTTCATCGGACAGCCCCCCATGCAGTATCTCGCCCAGTGGAGGATGCAGGTCGCGTCGGGTCTCCTTCGGGACACGGACGCGAAGCTCGTGCAGATCGCGCTCGACGTCGGCTACGAGAGCGAAGCCGCCTTCTCGCGCGCGTTCAAGAGGGTCGCCGGCGTGTCACCTGGAGCGTGGCGCAAGGGAAAGCGAGGAACCCCATGA